One window of the Candidatus Baltobacteraceae bacterium genome contains the following:
- a CDS encoding sulfite exporter TauE/SafE family protein, translating into MIQIILIGFIVGVCISYSGVGAGSLTTPLIVLFLGYDASTAIGSDLLFSLGTKIVAFLTHIRAQTVNYGALLFLSLGGVPGAIVGVLITGWLHAHFPLPAVNHVLKIALGVALLIAAAAVAFTRSVAPDTHPPERPLPHLPLTLTGFVVGTLVSITSIGSGSLTLPLLLLVLSQAQLRTLVGTDVAFAVVLLVPAIIGHFKLGDVNIRLAMLLLAGSIPGVLVGTPLAKRLPERAFRVGLALILLIVGVRMFY; encoded by the coding sequence ATGATCCAAATCATTCTGATCGGATTCATCGTCGGAGTGTGCATCTCGTACTCCGGCGTCGGTGCCGGGTCGCTCACCACGCCGCTGATCGTCCTCTTCCTCGGGTACGATGCGAGCACCGCGATCGGTTCCGATCTGCTCTTCAGTCTGGGGACGAAGATCGTCGCGTTTCTAACCCACATTCGCGCGCAAACGGTCAACTACGGCGCGCTGCTCTTTCTCTCGCTCGGCGGCGTTCCCGGCGCCATCGTCGGGGTGTTGATTACCGGCTGGCTCCACGCGCACTTCCCGCTCCCCGCCGTCAACCATGTGCTGAAGATCGCGCTTGGCGTTGCGCTTTTGATCGCGGCGGCCGCCGTGGCCTTTACGCGTTCGGTTGCCCCCGATACGCATCCGCCGGAGCGGCCGCTGCCGCATCTGCCGCTGACGCTGACCGGCTTCGTGGTCGGGACCCTGGTCAGCATCACGTCGATCGGCAGCGGATCGCTGACCCTGCCGCTCTTGTTGCTCGTCCTTTCCCAAGCGCAGTTGCGCACACTGGTCGGAACCGACGTCGCGTTTGCGGTCGTACTGCTCGTTCCGGCGATCATCGGCCACTTCAAGCTCGGCGACGTCAACATTCGGCTCGCAATGCTGCTCTTGGCGGGATCGATTCCGGGCGTTTTGGTAGGCACGCCGCTGGCGAAGCGCTTGCCCGAGCGAGCGTTCCGTGTCGGGCTTGCGCTCATTCTTTTGATCGTCGGCGTGCGAATGTTCTACTGA
- the cysC gene encoding adenylyl-sulfate kinase, translated as MKNVRIVMVGDVDAGKSTILGRLLVDLGLVTPAKLEELETSSSKRGVPIEYSFLLDAFQLERDQAITLDLSRIWVRTPDAEFVFVDAPGHRELIRNLLSGASEVDTAVMVVAADEGITLQTRRQALFLRWFGFANVLVAINKLDLAGDPKAAYEQRVAEVGAFLDQLGMRARAIVPVAARSGDGIVKPGPLTRWWDGPTLLEALGMLERDRAPDNGPLRFVVQDVYRRDGKRLIAGRIESGTLERGEHLTFWPLQTGARVLAIHDWPRELDRALAGASIAAELDARVFVDRGSVGSRGSDAPELGHAAQTTVVWLGAEPARAGEALRMRLGTREFPVTLQRIEETIDPDTLEPREADELSSGDVGVVSLVARELIAADTNLAESSIGRFVLVRAGTIVAGGRIDAVLGHTRGEGATNVVAMISSVERAERTLRNGHAGGVFWLTGLPSAGKSTVAMAVQRMLFERGRQVYVLDGDTLRTTLNVDLGFSDEDRSENVRRTAAVAAVFADAGMIVLCALISPFAADRELARAAYPNGFHEIYVSCDLRTAEGRDVKGHYQRARRGELAHFTGVSSPYEVPERADLVVDTAVHRIDESAACLLEYIESHLVR; from the coding sequence TTGAAAAACGTTCGCATCGTGATGGTCGGCGACGTAGACGCCGGAAAATCCACGATCCTCGGCCGTCTGCTCGTCGATCTCGGTCTGGTCACACCGGCGAAGCTGGAAGAGCTCGAGACCTCCAGCTCGAAGCGCGGCGTGCCGATCGAGTATTCGTTTCTGCTCGACGCTTTCCAACTCGAACGCGATCAGGCGATCACGCTCGATCTCTCGCGCATCTGGGTGCGCACGCCCGACGCCGAATTCGTCTTCGTCGACGCACCGGGTCATCGGGAGCTGATTCGCAACCTGCTCAGCGGCGCGTCGGAGGTCGACACGGCCGTGATGGTCGTCGCCGCGGACGAAGGCATCACGCTGCAAACGCGCCGCCAAGCACTCTTCCTGCGTTGGTTCGGATTCGCGAACGTGCTGGTCGCGATCAACAAACTCGATCTCGCCGGCGATCCGAAGGCTGCATACGAGCAGCGTGTGGCGGAGGTCGGCGCGTTTCTCGATCAACTCGGCATGCGCGCGCGCGCGATCGTGCCGGTCGCCGCACGCAGCGGCGACGGCATCGTCAAGCCTGGGCCGCTCACACGGTGGTGGGATGGTCCCACGCTGCTCGAGGCGCTCGGCATGCTCGAGCGCGACCGGGCGCCGGATAATGGGCCGCTACGCTTCGTGGTGCAAGACGTGTACCGGCGCGACGGCAAACGGCTCATCGCCGGACGCATCGAGAGCGGTACGCTCGAGCGCGGCGAGCATCTGACGTTTTGGCCGCTTCAGACCGGGGCGCGTGTGCTCGCCATTCACGATTGGCCGCGCGAGCTCGATCGCGCGCTGGCGGGTGCGTCGATCGCGGCGGAGCTCGACGCGCGCGTCTTTGTCGATCGAGGGTCGGTGGGAAGTCGCGGTTCCGACGCTCCCGAGCTCGGTCATGCGGCCCAGACGACGGTCGTGTGGCTCGGCGCCGAACCCGCTCGTGCGGGAGAGGCGCTGCGCATGCGCTTGGGAACGCGCGAGTTCCCGGTGACGCTGCAGCGCATCGAGGAGACGATCGATCCCGACACCCTCGAGCCGCGCGAAGCGGACGAGCTGAGCAGCGGCGACGTCGGCGTCGTCTCGCTGGTCGCGCGCGAACTGATCGCAGCCGATACGAATCTCGCCGAGTCGAGCATCGGCCGTTTCGTGCTGGTGCGCGCGGGAACGATCGTGGCCGGCGGCCGGATCGATGCGGTGCTCGGCCACACGCGCGGCGAAGGCGCGACCAACGTCGTCGCGATGATCTCGTCGGTGGAACGGGCGGAGCGGACGCTGCGCAACGGACATGCGGGCGGCGTGTTTTGGCTGACCGGCCTCCCGAGCGCCGGTAAGTCGACGGTTGCGATGGCGGTGCAGCGGATGCTCTTCGAGCGCGGCCGGCAGGTGTACGTGCTGGACGGCGATACGCTGCGGACCACGCTCAACGTCGACCTCGGCTTCTCCGACGAGGACCGCTCGGAGAACGTGCGCCGGACGGCGGCCGTGGCTGCTGTCTTCGCGGACGCCGGCATGATCGTGCTCTGTGCGTTGATCTCACCCTTCGCGGCGGACCGCGAGTTGGCGCGCGCGGCGTATCCGAACGGATTCCATGAAATTTACGTCTCGTGCGACCTGCGTACCGCGGAGGGTCGCGACGTCAAAGGACACTACCAGCGTGCACGGCGCGGTGAGCTCGCCCATTTCACCGGCGTCTCCTCGCCGTACGAAGTGCCCGAACGGGCGGATCTGGTGGTCGATACAGCCGTGCACCGCATCGATGAGTCGGCGGCCTGCCTGCTCGAGTACATCGAATCGCATTTGGTGCGATGA
- the cysD gene encoding sulfate adenylyltransferase subunit CysD: MSRPGDFDYLDELEARTIFILREAFSCVAPLAMLWSIGKDSTALLWMVRKAFLGEIPFPVVLLDTGMEFEEVYAFRDRLVAQWHLPVANEQCPPESTVDQTLPPAARHAARKTAGLRALIAREGYRGIILGIRRDEQAIRAKERIFSPRNADGSWDPRSQPPELWNYYAYDVPDGAHVRIHPLLHWTELDIWRYTLRESIPFVPLYLAKSGKRFRSLGESNITFPVASDADTIEKIIAELEVTRDPERAGRTMDNESEDAFERLRTTGYM, translated from the coding sequence ATGTCCCGCCCGGGCGACTTTGACTACCTCGACGAGCTCGAAGCCCGTACGATCTTCATCCTGCGTGAAGCCTTCTCGTGCGTGGCGCCGCTGGCGATGCTCTGGTCGATCGGCAAGGACTCGACGGCGCTGTTGTGGATGGTGCGCAAGGCGTTTCTCGGCGAGATTCCGTTCCCGGTCGTACTGCTCGACACCGGGATGGAATTCGAGGAAGTCTACGCCTTCCGCGACCGCCTGGTTGCGCAGTGGCATCTCCCGGTCGCAAACGAGCAATGTCCGCCCGAGAGCACCGTGGATCAAACACTGCCGCCTGCCGCGCGTCACGCCGCGCGCAAGACCGCGGGCCTGCGCGCGCTGATCGCGCGTGAGGGATATCGCGGTATCATCCTCGGCATCCGCCGCGATGAACAGGCAATCCGTGCTAAAGAGCGGATCTTCAGTCCGCGCAACGCCGACGGCTCGTGGGATCCGCGCTCGCAGCCGCCCGAGCTCTGGAATTATTATGCCTACGACGTTCCCGACGGTGCGCACGTTCGGATCCATCCCTTGCTGCACTGGACGGAGCTCGACATTTGGCGCTATACGCTGCGCGAATCGATCCCGTTTGTCCCGCTCTATCTCGCGAAAAGCGGCAAGCGATTCCGTTCGCTCGGCGAGAGCAACATCACCTTTCCGGTCGCGAGCGACGCCGACACGATCGAGAAGATCATCGCCGAGCTCGAGGTGACGCGGGATCCCGAGCGCGCCGGACGCACGATGGACAACGAGAGCGAGGACGCGTTCGAACGCCTGCGCACGACGGGGTACATGTAG
- a CDS encoding AAA family ATPase translates to MSRYFEFFGLERDPFLDTADPFFYCEFGALRKAKDRLYASVDASRGLTVILGDPGTGKTSLSGALEQELLADDRVVLAKILDPAFATETEFLIAIGRVFGLALPPRSSAALKNALKNFFFETAILEKRNLVLTIDEAQNLSDENLEALRLLLNYHVPQRKLLNILLFGQSELADRIRAKGNLEDRVDGWIRLERLDAGMASAILDFRLSRAGLPPERQFFTPDARALMIEAADGLPRRLTMLAHAAMQEACDRASTLVNEDHVRSAMLVRGIAPRLVTLPVRAEVGSTEPREPVAAPAPRGLFGRLFARRSSS, encoded by the coding sequence ATGTCACGGTACTTCGAATTCTTCGGCCTCGAACGCGACCCGTTCTTGGACACGGCCGACCCGTTTTTCTATTGCGAGTTCGGCGCGTTGCGCAAGGCGAAAGACCGCCTCTACGCTTCGGTCGACGCTTCGCGCGGGCTAACCGTCATCCTCGGCGATCCCGGCACCGGGAAGACGAGCTTGAGCGGCGCGCTCGAACAGGAGCTGCTCGCCGACGACCGGGTCGTCCTGGCGAAGATCCTCGACCCGGCCTTCGCGACCGAGACCGAATTTCTCATCGCGATCGGCCGCGTTTTCGGTCTGGCGCTTCCGCCGCGTTCGAGTGCCGCCTTGAAAAACGCGTTGAAGAATTTCTTCTTCGAGACCGCGATTCTCGAGAAGCGCAACCTCGTACTCACCATCGACGAGGCGCAGAATCTCAGCGACGAAAACCTCGAAGCGCTGCGGCTTCTGCTCAACTACCACGTGCCGCAGCGCAAACTGCTCAATATCCTGCTCTTCGGGCAAAGCGAACTCGCCGATCGTATTCGCGCCAAGGGCAATCTGGAAGACCGCGTGGACGGCTGGATCCGGCTCGAACGGTTGGATGCGGGCATGGCCTCGGCCATCCTCGATTTCCGACTCTCCAGGGCCGGGCTGCCGCCTGAACGGCAATTCTTCACCCCCGACGCACGTGCGCTGATGATCGAGGCGGCCGACGGGCTTCCCCGCCGCCTGACGATGCTCGCCCACGCCGCCATGCAAGAAGCCTGCGACCGCGCCAGTACGCTGGTCAACGAGGATCACGTCCGCTCCGCCATGCTCGTGCGCGGCATTGCGCCGCGTCTGGTCACCTTGCCGGTTCGCGCCGAGGTCGGTTCGACGGAGCCGCGAGAGCCGGTCGCAGCGCCCGCGCCGCGCGGTCTCTTCGGCCGGCTCTTTGCCCGGCGTTCGTCGTCATGA
- a CDS encoding glycosyltransferase: MKLFLGIPSAGSPAPPFVESLARIALPASVERFERTVVTGNYVPAQRDLIVERAIEARADILVMCDDDMVLPTDAFVTLCAALENDESAAIAGSLYYSRDGFRPMTVEHWDGSDTRTARVPAFDREPVAVDGVGFGCVAIRVAMLREHAPPYFDAHVFIERSAGRIRVCDEDYLFCARLRRAGGRILLVPAVRCGHYDRTTNTVVPSAWESAEVTRRPRMAVVADGRPALVEARDVPGSMAESHVRASLEYVIVP; this comes from the coding sequence TTGAAACTGTTCCTCGGCATTCCCAGTGCCGGCTCCCCCGCACCGCCCTTCGTCGAAAGTTTGGCGCGGATCGCGCTGCCGGCGTCGGTGGAGCGATTCGAGCGCACGGTGGTCACCGGCAACTACGTTCCCGCGCAGCGGGATCTGATCGTCGAGCGCGCCATCGAGGCGCGCGCGGATATCCTCGTGATGTGTGACGACGACATGGTGCTCCCGACCGATGCGTTCGTCACGCTGTGCGCCGCGCTCGAGAACGACGAAAGCGCAGCGATCGCCGGGTCCCTCTACTATTCGCGCGACGGCTTTCGACCGATGACCGTCGAGCACTGGGACGGGTCCGACACGCGTACCGCGCGCGTTCCGGCGTTCGATCGCGAGCCCGTCGCCGTCGACGGCGTTGGCTTCGGCTGCGTCGCCATCCGCGTCGCGATGCTGCGCGAACACGCGCCGCCGTACTTCGATGCGCATGTCTTCATCGAGCGTTCGGCGGGCCGCATCCGCGTGTGCGACGAGGATTATCTGTTCTGCGCCCGCCTACGGCGCGCCGGTGGGCGCATACTCTTGGTCCCTGCCGTTCGATGCGGACATTACGATCGCACCACCAACACCGTCGTTCCGTCCGCGTGGGAATCCGCCGAGGTCACGCGGCGGCCGCGCATGGCGGTGGTGGCCGATGGACGGCCCGCGCTGGTCGAAGCACGCGACGTGCCCGGCAGCATGGCCGAATCACACGTGCGCGCAAGTCTCGAATATGTTATCGTGCCCTAG
- the fliS gene encoding flagellar export chaperone FliS — MAMRKNNEQTYLETSILTAAPEDLIVKIFDVLIIAAQHAHDKLMNERDDIEGIHKALLRAQRACTVLMSSLNMEIGGELSQNLLRVYGFWHRELVMANMRKDPERVARVLGYARDYRETWNTAVTQFKAQRRAPKDLAGGDGVTSTFAAVG, encoded by the coding sequence ATGGCCATGCGTAAGAACAACGAGCAAACCTACCTCGAGACCTCGATTCTCACGGCTGCCCCCGAGGATCTGATCGTCAAGATCTTCGACGTATTGATCATCGCGGCGCAACACGCGCATGACAAGCTGATGAACGAGCGTGACGATATCGAGGGAATTCACAAGGCACTGCTGCGGGCGCAGCGTGCCTGTACCGTGCTCATGAGCTCGCTGAATATGGAGATCGGCGGCGAACTCTCGCAGAATCTCTTGCGCGTCTACGGGTTCTGGCATCGTGAACTGGTGATGGCCAACATGCGCAAGGACCCGGAGCGCGTCGCCCGGGTGCTCGGCTACGCGCGCGACTACCGCGAGACGTGGAACACTGCCGTAACGCAGTTCAAGGCGCAGCGCCGGGCGCCAAAGGATCTCGCGGGAGGCGACGGCGTGACGTCGACGTTTGCCGCAGTTGGCTGA
- the fliD gene encoding flagellar filament capping protein FliD, translated as MSTSNSASVYGTNVPPITFPGIVSGIDWDSVIDKLTQLQLAPEGQLNAQIATLNNANTALIQINNLLTSVQNALADLSNPDLFTTYEAESSDLNALTASGIPGVSSAPGLYTIESTQAATNTSILSSLSAGHSITDDLTSGPYAGQASDTVPLIDSYARVTPTDGTNGEGEVTVDGVQIAYNVNTQSLDTILNNITTEVRAGADAQFLATLVNGVVQFSSTDESISLGSSSDQGNLLNVLQLSSAQLINSGGSGGSITGTANVGGINPYESFDSSNSAGFVKPVTAGTFTINGVKITVSADESLNDVINAINSSTAGVTASYNTITGQVELVNANSGPQSIILSASGDTSNFLSAVGLTTTSGATTTVGQQSVVKILNADGTTSTYYNDSNTVTNAIPGLSLSITGNTTTPFTLNVSQNTALLVSALQGFVSTYNAAVNEINSDTAPPVVQAIQPGSGAIAQSIPGGVLYGNSDAQSIVQELENIVGGFLGSGTTYNSLSQIGLQLDSSFDTIAPTSVDSQTPDGSLYQTQTIQGTDGQLQPLSVSAFLAAYQADPNAVQNLIVGANSLTTQLGSYLTSVTGNPTLLNSGTVGNIPSVSLIQNYENSNDDTITNLQQQVQQITDAANQYADTLRSEYTGDEATIAGLQAEQQELAAVFGFSTSSTSSSSSS; from the coding sequence GTGTCGACCAGCAACAGCGCGAGCGTCTACGGCACCAACGTTCCGCCGATCACCTTTCCCGGTATTGTTTCCGGCATCGACTGGGACTCTGTTATCGACAAGTTGACGCAGCTTCAACTTGCTCCCGAAGGGCAGCTCAACGCGCAGATCGCGACCCTGAACAATGCGAACACTGCGCTGATCCAGATCAACAATCTGCTCACCTCAGTGCAAAACGCACTCGCCGATCTCTCGAACCCCGACTTGTTCACGACCTACGAGGCGGAGTCGAGCGACCTGAACGCGCTGACCGCGTCGGGTATCCCGGGTGTGAGCTCAGCGCCGGGGCTTTATACCATCGAGAGCACTCAGGCGGCGACCAACACCTCGATTCTCTCGAGTCTGAGCGCCGGCCACTCGATCACCGACGATCTCACGAGCGGCCCCTACGCGGGGCAAGCTTCGGATACGGTGCCGCTGATCGATTCGTATGCCAGGGTCACACCGACCGACGGCACCAACGGCGAGGGCGAAGTGACGGTCGACGGCGTGCAGATCGCCTACAACGTCAACACGCAGTCGCTCGATACGATTTTAAACAATATCACGACCGAGGTGCGTGCCGGCGCCGATGCGCAATTCCTCGCCACGCTCGTCAACGGTGTCGTGCAGTTCAGTTCGACCGACGAGTCGATCTCACTCGGCAGCAGCAGCGACCAGGGCAACCTGCTCAACGTGCTGCAGCTCAGCAGCGCGCAGCTGATCAACAGCGGTGGAAGCGGCGGTTCGATCACCGGGACCGCAAACGTCGGAGGCATCAACCCGTACGAGTCGTTCGATTCGTCCAATTCCGCCGGCTTCGTCAAGCCCGTGACGGCGGGAACCTTCACCATCAACGGTGTGAAGATCACGGTCTCGGCAGACGAAAGTTTGAACGACGTCATCAACGCGATCAACAGCAGTACCGCCGGGGTGACCGCATCGTATAACACGATCACGGGTCAAGTCGAATTGGTGAACGCCAATTCCGGGCCGCAGAGCATTATATTGAGTGCGAGCGGAGATACGAGCAATTTCCTGAGCGCCGTTGGTCTGACCACAACGAGCGGAGCAACGACCACCGTCGGGCAGCAGTCGGTCGTAAAGATCCTCAATGCCGACGGTACGACGAGCACGTACTACAACGACTCGAACACGGTCACGAACGCGATACCGGGGCTCTCGCTCTCGATTACCGGCAATACCACCACGCCGTTCACGCTCAACGTGTCTCAGAACACAGCCCTGCTGGTCTCCGCATTACAGGGCTTTGTCTCCACCTACAACGCAGCGGTCAACGAGATCAACAGCGACACCGCACCGCCGGTGGTCCAGGCCATTCAGCCCGGCTCCGGCGCGATCGCGCAGTCGATCCCCGGTGGCGTGCTCTACGGCAACTCCGACGCCCAGAGCATCGTGCAAGAGCTCGAGAACATCGTCGGCGGTTTCCTCGGGTCGGGAACGACCTACAATTCGCTCTCCCAGATCGGCTTGCAGCTCGACTCGAGTTTCGACACGATCGCGCCGACGAGCGTCGACTCGCAGACGCCGGACGGCTCGCTCTATCAGACCCAAACCATTCAGGGAACGGACGGGCAGTTGCAGCCCTTGAGCGTCTCTGCTTTCCTGGCCGCGTATCAAGCCGATCCGAACGCGGTGCAAAATCTCATCGTCGGCGCAAACAGCTTGACGACACAACTGGGAAGCTATCTGACCAGTGTAACCGGCAACCCGACGCTCCTCAATTCCGGCACCGTCGGGAATATTCCCAGCGTCTCGCTGATCCAGAATTACGAGAACAGCAACGACGATACGATCACCAACCTGCAGCAACAGGTACAGCAGATCACCGACGCCGCCAATCAATACGCCGACACCCTCCGCTCGGAATACACCGGCGACGAAGCGACGATCGCCGGACTTCAGGCGGAGCAGCAGGAGCTGGCGGCAGTCTTCGGATTCAGCACGTCGAGCACGAGCTCGAGCTCAAGCAGCTAA
- a CDS encoding glycosyltransferase family 2 protein encodes MDYSIIIPVFNKAELTRNCLTKLRPSLAGSGEGEVIVIDNASSDRTPEMLREFLWIRHIRNEQNLGFSGANNQGAREARGRFLVLLNNDTEPITQWLAPMLRRASEPGVGIVGARLLFPDRTIQHAGVIVRSAIYGASGFVPYHYLFKNPASDANADRSRDFQAVTGACLVTPRELYLELGGLDEGYWNGYEDVDYCFKVRERGLRVVYEPEATLFHFESQSGSQRFRRTQSNVQRLTERWRDLVEYDAPRTYLEAGNVLAMTRAPNGGLGTYTRRATPTDVVVHGPLLPDDRAAFAEMLARNTSPIGEIAWTDGPEAIDRINAMMTIRGERYLGIVRGDTTLSPGWLDELLANVAGQTGAAAATFSAERVPNANHVPLLCSDARCVLLRLRELPAHLRLESFDTVDGAVADLLLRALEMKRSTVAARSFGELGPPAQDASFERAHGIALRDAPSRERAAIERVLRAAPRRERGLVSIVTLSWNAHEFTIKALQSIRANTSEPYEVIVVDNGSGPETLRALAAIDDPHVRVVYNQTNRGFAGGNNDGIANARGDFVIVLNNDVIVSPGWADGLLDAFRRIPGLGISAPRSNFVAGDQKLADAQYKTEEDMLAFVAERRKAFAEKGYLTDRAIGFCWCIDRTVIDQVGGLDERYGAGNFEDDDYCMRVRAAGYLIYVCDDVFIHHFGSRTFAANKIDYGASLNENWRKFAEKWGFSGPLPSTGYNSAEARAKGFDPARHYVPLPAPRPELADRNSAGSRALSRKVFGATVRSEADWTVVAQFVKRFGRAFAVEDPVQLVIGAFGEPGAHAIAARVERVLRKAGVSPDRCADIEVVDYKSEADWAAEKNAAGWTEINAIEDRSPSALRRILERAAQ; translated from the coding sequence GTGGATTACTCGATCATCATCCCGGTCTTCAACAAGGCCGAGCTGACAAGGAATTGTTTGACGAAACTGCGGCCCTCGCTCGCCGGATCAGGCGAGGGCGAAGTGATCGTCATCGACAACGCTTCGAGCGATCGCACGCCGGAGATGCTGCGCGAATTTCTCTGGATCCGACACATCCGCAACGAGCAAAATCTCGGCTTCTCCGGCGCGAACAACCAGGGCGCTCGCGAGGCTCGGGGGCGTTTTCTGGTTCTTTTGAACAACGACACTGAGCCGATCACGCAATGGCTGGCTCCGATGCTGCGCCGCGCTAGCGAACCGGGCGTGGGCATCGTCGGCGCGCGCCTGCTCTTTCCCGATCGTACGATCCAACACGCCGGCGTCATCGTACGGTCGGCGATCTACGGCGCTTCCGGATTCGTGCCGTATCATTACCTCTTCAAAAATCCGGCGAGCGATGCCAACGCTGACCGCTCGCGCGACTTTCAGGCCGTTACCGGTGCGTGCCTGGTTACGCCGCGCGAGCTGTATCTCGAGCTCGGCGGCCTTGACGAAGGGTACTGGAACGGCTACGAAGACGTCGATTACTGCTTCAAGGTGCGCGAGCGTGGACTGCGAGTCGTCTATGAACCCGAGGCGACCCTCTTCCACTTCGAATCGCAATCCGGGTCGCAGCGCTTCCGCCGCACCCAGTCCAACGTGCAGCGCTTGACCGAGCGCTGGCGCGATCTCGTCGAATACGACGCTCCGCGAACGTATCTCGAGGCGGGCAACGTCCTCGCAATGACGCGCGCACCGAACGGGGGACTCGGAACCTACACGCGTCGAGCGACTCCGACCGACGTCGTCGTGCACGGTCCTCTTCTACCCGATGATCGAGCCGCGTTCGCGGAGATGCTCGCGCGAAACACTTCGCCCATCGGCGAAATCGCCTGGACCGATGGGCCGGAGGCGATCGATCGCATCAACGCGATGATGACGATCCGTGGCGAGCGCTACTTGGGAATCGTGCGCGGCGACACGACGCTCTCGCCGGGTTGGCTGGATGAGTTGCTGGCGAACGTCGCCGGGCAGACGGGAGCGGCTGCCGCCACCTTTTCGGCGGAGAGGGTCCCGAACGCGAACCATGTGCCGCTTCTCTGCAGCGATGCGCGCTGCGTGCTGCTGCGTTTGCGAGAACTCCCGGCTCACCTGCGGCTCGAATCATTCGACACGGTCGACGGAGCGGTTGCCGATCTTCTCTTACGCGCATTGGAGATGAAGCGAAGCACCGTCGCGGCCCGCTCGTTCGGAGAACTGGGGCCGCCGGCGCAGGACGCGTCTTTTGAACGCGCCCACGGTATCGCGCTGCGCGACGCCCCGAGCCGCGAACGGGCCGCGATCGAGCGCGTGCTGCGCGCTGCACCGCGGCGCGAGCGTGGTCTGGTCTCGATCGTGACGCTGAGTTGGAATGCGCACGAATTCACGATCAAAGCGTTGCAGTCGATCCGCGCCAACACGAGCGAACCGTACGAGGTGATCGTGGTCGACAATGGCTCGGGACCGGAAACGCTGCGCGCGCTGGCCGCGATCGACGATCCCCACGTGCGCGTCGTCTACAACCAGACCAATCGCGGTTTCGCCGGCGGAAACAACGACGGCATCGCGAACGCGCGCGGCGATTTCGTCATCGTGCTCAACAACGACGTCATTGTTTCGCCCGGATGGGCCGACGGTCTGCTCGATGCGTTTCGCCGCATTCCGGGCCTGGGGATCTCCGCGCCGCGAAGCAATTTTGTCGCCGGCGATCAAAAGCTCGCGGACGCGCAGTACAAGACCGAGGAGGACATGCTTGCGTTTGTCGCGGAGCGGCGGAAGGCGTTCGCGGAGAAGGGGTATTTGACCGATCGGGCCATCGGGTTCTGTTGGTGTATCGATCGCACGGTGATCGACCAAGTCGGTGGTCTCGACGAGCGCTACGGGGCGGGCAATTTCGAAGACGACGATTATTGCATGCGCGTGCGCGCTGCGGGCTACCTGATCTACGTCTGTGACGACGTGTTCATTCACCATTTCGGAAGTCGAACGTTTGCCGCCAACAAGATCGACTACGGCGCGTCGCTCAACGAGAATTGGCGCAAGTTTGCGGAGAAATGGGGGTTCTCCGGGCCGCTCCCCAGCACGGGATACAACAGCGCCGAGGCCCGCGCGAAAGGTTTCGATCCGGCGCGCCACTACGTGCCGCTTCCGGCTCCGCGCCCCGAATTGGCGGATCGGAACAGCGCGGGCTCGCGGGCTCTCTCGCGCAAGGTCTTCGGCGCCACCGTCCGCAGCGAGGCCGATTGGACGGTCGTAGCCCAATTCGTCAAACGCTTCGGGCGTGCGTTCGCCGTCGAAGATCCGGTGCAATTGGTGATCGGTGCGTTCGGCGAGCCGGGAGCTCACGCCATTGCGGCGCGCGTCGAACGCGTACTTCGCAAGGCGGGCGTCAGTCCGGATCGATGCGCGGATATCGAAGTCGTCGACTACAAGAGCGAAGCGGACTGGGCGGCGGAGAAGAACGCAGCCGGCTGGACCGAGATCAATGCGATCGAAGACCGCAGTCCAAGCGCGCTGCGTCGCATCTTGGAGCGAGCCGCGCAATGA